The DNA sequence CTCCCGGATGGTATCGCTCGGCATGAGGTTGCGCCCGGCAACCAGCTGCAGACCGTAAGTACCCAGAAACTCTGCATCGGCCAGCCGGTCGCGGATGGGGAAGAGGGCCCAGTCCGGGCTGCCGTTGAACTTAAACGACCCGCCAAACAACTGGCTGCTGGCGGGGGGGCGGTGGCTGAAGCTGACCGATCGGATGTCGGGGTAGGGCGTCAGCTGCTGCCGAAAAGCCTCCCGGGTCGACTTCTGCTTGTTGGGTATCCGGACGATAACGATGTTGTCTTTCCGGTAGCCCAGATCCGTTTGCTGGATGTATTGCATCTGGTTGGCAACCACCAGGGCGCCAATGATGAGCACCTGACAGGTCACAAACTGCGCCACAACCAGCACCCGCCGTAGGCTGAAGCCGCCCACTGCCGTAGCCGTAAGGCTCCCCCGCAGTGCTGCCGAAGGAGAAAAGCCGGCCAGCACCAGCGACGGATAACCACCCGCCAGCAACACAACGCCCCCGAGCAGTAGTCCGATAAAGCACATCGTGGCCCGGTCAAACCGAAGCGCCAGATCTAGCTGTACCCAGTTGTTGAACAACGGAAGAAACGTGACCACGAGGACCAGTGCCAGGCCAGCGGCCAGGATCGTAACCAGGCTTGTTTCGAGCAGAAACTGGTAAATGAGCTGATGGTGCGAGCTGCCCAGCGTTTTCCGGATGCCCACTTCCTTGCTGCGTCGTAATGCCTGAACGGTACTCAGGTTGACGAAATTAATGCAGGCGGCTCCAACCAGCAGCAGCCCGATGATCCCCAGCGACCAGAGCAACGACTGCCGGATGGCGCCACCGCCCCGCGCTACGTCGAAGTGAAGTTCCCGTAAGGGCTGCGCGTGGAACCGGAAGAATTTGGCGTCGGCCCCGTACTGTTTCTTCGCCAGCGCGACGAACGATTGGTCGAGGGCAGCGGCCGACGCCGGATTTTTGAGGGTGACATACACCCGATTGGTGCTATTGAGTTGCCACCAGTTCGTTGCGTCGTAGGTCGGATCGAACTGCCGGAGGGTTGCCAGCGACAGGAACAGGCCCAGGTTGGTATCGGTTGGCGCGGGCGGATCGGCCACCAGGCCCGTAACGGTTGCGTCGAGTTTATTATTCAGCGTGATGGTGCGCCCCATCGGGTCAGCACTTCCGAAGTATTTCTGTGCCTGTGAACGGGTTAACACAACACTGTTCGGGTCGCGGAGAGCGGTTTTTGGGTTGCCCGCCAGCCAGGTATAGCTCAGTATGTCAAACCAGGCGGGCTCGGTCAGGCCCGTACCGGAATGCTCCAGAAAACGGGTGACCAACCCGCTCCCCGACTCTTTGATACCAACGGTCAGCTCCCGGTTCATCATCAGAAAAGCCGCCTGATCCACCTGCGAATACTGACTGCGTAAAGTCTGCGCCATGGGCAGGGGGGCCTCTGGATTGTATTCGATGGACCCGTCGGCCAGATACAGATCGGTGTCGATCCGGAAGATGCGGTCATCATGGACATGGTACTGGTCGGTACTCAGGTGGTGCCTGAGGAACAGAAAAATGAGTAAGGCTCCCGCCATACCAACCGACAGGCCGAGAGTATTAAGAAGGGTATAACTACGTTGGGTAGCCAGATTCCGCCAGGCAATTTTGAGGTAGTTTGTAAGCATAGAATGTCCGTACCGATTTGCCGGTCAAGGTACGGACATTACTTACAGCCAGACTGTTAAAAAAGTATAACGGGCGTGTGCCTTTATTCGCTGCGCAAGGAGTTGACGGGGTCCATCAGGGCAGCTTTGATGGTCTGAAAGCTGACCGTCAACAGAGCAATGGCGAGAACGGCGACAAAAGGCATGACGAAGAGCCAGCCCGTCAGGTCGGCCCGGAAGGCGTAACTCTCCCGCCAGCGGGTGACCGCAAACCAGGCCAGGGGTGTGGCAATGGCAAACGCAATAACAACCAGCACGGCAAACTCCTGGTAGAGCAGCGTCAGAATCTCGCTCATCGAAGCGCCCAGCACTTTCCGAATGCCAATCTCCTTCGTGCGCTGCGTGGTCGTGAATGATGCCAGCCCGAACAAACCCAGACAGGCAACCAGAATGGCCAGCCCTGTAAAGAAGCCAAAGACCTGCCCGAACCGCTGATCGGCCCGGTACTGATCGGCGAAGTGCGCGTCCAGAAAGAAGTAGTCAAAGGGGTTACCGGGGAAGAACTCGTTCCAGGCTGTCCGAATGGTGGTGATGCTCCGGTCGGCCTCGGCGGGGGCTATCTTTACCGAGAAGTAGCCACGAACGTTGGGGATGAGCCGGAGAATGAGCGGTTCATAGGCTTCCCGCAGGGACTGCTGGTGGAAGTTGTCCACGACGCCGACGATGGTGAAGGTTTCGCCCCAGAAGTCGATTTCTTTGCCAATGGCTTCTTTGGGTTGCCGAAATCCCAGCTGCTGAACCGCCATCTTGTTGAAAACAACCGCCTTCGGATCGGTGCCGAAGTCGCGGGCGAAATTGCGGCCCGCCAGCAGCCGCAGTCCATAGGCATCGAGGTACTCGTAGTCGACGCCAATAATGCGGTATTGCTTTCCCTTACTTTCGTAGGTGCCCTTTATCCGGATACCCCCGGCGTTCCAGCCTACGGCGTCGCCCGGTATCGACGTTGACGCGGTAATGCTCTTGATGGCCGACTGCCGTGACACCTCGTCTTTGAAGGCCTTCATTTGTTGCAGGTGAGTCGAATCGTTGCTGATGATGGGTGGCCGGATCACCAGCGTCTGGTCGATGGACAGGCCCAGCGATTGCTGCCGCATAAAGGCGATCTGCCGGAAAACGGCCATCGTGCCCACCAGTAAAAACAACGACGCTACGAACTGGAAAACGACCAGTCCTTTGCGGAGCAGGATGCCCTGCCGCGTGTTTACCATCCGGCCCTTCAGCACCGTAACCGGCCGGAAGCCCGACAGCACGACGGCGGGGTACAAACCCGAGAAGAAAACACCCACGACAAACAGAATCGTCAGGGCCAGCCAGAACCGGCCACTCCCCAGCAGTGAAAGCGACAGTTGCTGCCCCGACAGGTTGTTGAACACCGGAATTGTGATCAGCACCAGTACCAGGGCGAGTAGAACAGCCAGTCCGTTGAGCAGGAACGACTCCAGCATGAACTGACCCATGAGCTGGCTCCGCTGCGAACCAACTGCCTTGCGAACGCCTACTTCCCGGGCGCGGCTGATGGCTCGCGCCGTGGCCAGATTGACGTAGTTGACCCAGGCAATGATGACGATGAAGAACGCAATGGCCAGCAGCAGGTACACGGTTTTACCGTCGCCGTTGGGTTCTGTCTCGCCAATGTAGTGCGAGTACAGGTGTATGTCGCGCAAGGGCTGGAGCGTATAGACAGCCGCCGAATGATATTTCTTATGGTCGGTCCCGGACAGCCGGTCAACAACCGCCGGGAACTTGGCTTCGAGTGCCTGCGGATTGGTGCCCGGACGGAGCAGGAGGTAAGTCAGGCAGCCGTCCCATAGCCAGGCCGTTTCGGGGTTGTTGTCCGGCCCCATTCTGTTGACAAACGTAGCGTAGGACTGGAGCAGATCGGCTTTTAGGTGGGAATTAACCCCAAAATCTTTGTAGACTGCGGTTACTTTGACTACCTGCTCCCGGTTGATACGGAAGGTTTTGCCCAGCGGGCTGGCCGTTCCGAACAGCTTCCGGGCTACTGATTCGGACAGGGCGACGGTATTCGGCTCGCGCAGTGCAGTGCGGGCATCACCCGCGACCAGCGGGTAGGAAAATACGCTGAAGAAGGCCGGACTGGCGTAGTAGACCTTTTCGATTTTGAGTTGTTCGCCATCGGGCGCGGCTGCTACTACCGATCCGGTTCCGACGACCTTGACGTATTCTTCAATTTCGTTGTACGCATCCTTGAATGCATTACCGGCTGCGTAGGCCCCGGAAACCCATTCGGTACTGAGCTTGCCTTCGTCGTAGCGGTCTTGCCTGATGCGGTAGATCCGGTCGCCCTTGCTGTGGAAATTGTCGTAGCTCAGTTCGAATGCTACGTACTGCAGAATGAGCAGGCAGGCGGCCATACCAATGGCCAGCCCGATGATGTTGATGGCGGAGAAGACTTTGTGCCGGAGCAGATTCCGCCAGGCAACTTTGAGATAGTTTTTAAACATGGTTGTAAGAATGAAAGTAGCAGGAGGAGGGAAAAGGAACGCGTGGGTGCTGAGGGAGGATGGAATTGGCGTCAGCAATCCCGTTCGAGCCCTTTCTTCCCTTATTCCGTTCGTAAGCTCTTCACGGGGTCCATCAGAGCGGCTTTGATGCTCTGAAAACTGACCGTTAGCAGGGCAATGCTCACTGCCAGGATACCCGCCAGGGCGAAGATCCACCAGTCAATATCGATGCGGTAGACGAAGTCGTTCAGCCACTGGTTCATGGCATACCAGGCAATGGGCGTAGCCACGACAATAGCGATGATGACCAGCTGGATGAAATCCCGGCTCAGTAGCGCGATGATACTGACGACCGATGCGCCCAGCACTTTCCGGACGCCGATCTCTTTAGTACGTTGCTCGGCGGTGAACATGGCCAGCCCGAACAGCCCCAGGCAGGCAATGAAAATGGCGAGGATAGCGAAGCAGTTCGCCAGTTTGCCAATCCGGGTTTCGCTGTTGTACTGCTTTTCGAAACTATCGCTGGCAAAGACGTAATCGAAGGGGTAGGCCGGGTTGTATTTCTTCGTAAGCTGCTGCAGACTGGCCAGTGCCTTTTCGGTTTCGCCGGGCCGCGTTCTCACCAACAACGTATTGTTGTTGGTCGTATCCAGGCGCATGATCAGGGGTTCGATGGCGACGCGCAGGGAGTTGAGGTGAAAATTCTTCACCATGCCCACAATCTTGCCGCTTTTGTTCCAGAATTTAAGGTCCTGCCTAACGGGGTTTTTCATGCCCATGCGCCGGGCTGCTTCTTCGTTGACAATGTAGTTGGTGCTGTCTGTTACAATGGATTTGTCAAATTCGCGCCCTTCCAGTAGCTTGATCTTCATCGTTTTGGCGAAGTCATAGCTGACGGGCAACTGCATGAACAGCGTTTTGTCGTTCGGGTCTTTACCGGTCCACTCAAGGCCGGTTGTGGAGCTGCTGATGGCGAGCGGGTCGGCACCCGACGCCGTCACCGACAGAATGCCGGGAGCCTGCACCAACTCCTGCCGGAAGACGTCGAATCGCTTCGGTAATTCCCCTTCCAGCGCCATGTAAATAACGTTTTCGCGGTCGAGCCCCAGATTTTTGGTCCGGATATAATCGACCTGCCGGCCCGCGATCAGGGTACCGATGATGAGCAGCAGCGACAACGAAAACTGAAAGACCACCAGACCCTGCCGAAACCGTACAGCCCCTGCGTTGAAGCGCAGGCTGCCTTTCAGAATACGAATGGGCTGCAGCGACGACAGGAACAGCGCCGGATAACTTCCCGACACGATGCCCGTTACCAGCGCCAGTCCGGCCAGCGTGAGCCAGTAATACGGGTTGCCGTACTCAATGGCAATATGTTTGTCGGTGAGCCTGTTGAAACTGCCCAGTAAAAGCTGCACCAGTACGATGGCAAACACCAGTGCCATCCCGGCCATCAGCACGGCTTCGCCCACAAACTGACCGATAAGGAAAGTCCGCTCCGCACCCACCACCTTTCGGATGCCCACTTCCTTAGCCCGTTTGGCCGACCGGGCCGTAGCCAGGTTCATAAAGTTGATGCAGGCGATAATGAGAATGAAAACGGCGACGATGGTAAAGAGTCGGACGTATTCAATGCGGCCACCATCGGGTTTGCCGTTGGTAAATTTCGAGTACAGGTACGTATCCTCAAACGGAAACAGGAAGGCCGTGATGGTCGTCACCTTGTCATCGTGCCGATGGATCATGTCTCGGAGCTTGGCATTGACCCGGTTCAGATTGGCCTGCGGGTTTAACAGCACAAACGTTCGGGGGCCGTTATTTCCCCACTCGGTCAGCCATTTGTTTTTGGCCTCGAAGGGCTCGATGGGCAGCACAAAATCAAACGTCAGCGACGAGCGTTTAGATATGTCGCGCAGAACACCGGTTACCTGCCGGT is a window from the Spirosoma rigui genome containing:
- a CDS encoding ABC transporter permease; the encoded protein is MLTNYLKIAWRNLATQRSYTLLNTLGLSVGMAGALLIFLFLRHHLSTDQYHVHDDRIFRIDTDLYLADGSIEYNPEAPLPMAQTLRSQYSQVDQAAFLMMNRELTVGIKESGSGLVTRFLEHSGTGLTEPAWFDILSYTWLAGNPKTALRDPNSVVLTRSQAQKYFGSADPMGRTITLNNKLDATVTGLVADPPAPTDTNLGLFLSLATLRQFDPTYDATNWWQLNSTNRVYVTLKNPASAAALDQSFVALAKKQYGADAKFFRFHAQPLRELHFDVARGGGAIRQSLLWSLGIIGLLLVGAACINFVNLSTVQALRRSKEVGIRKTLGSSHHQLIYQFLLETSLVTILAAGLALVLVVTFLPLFNNWVQLDLALRFDRATMCFIGLLLGGVVLLAGGYPSLVLAGFSPSAALRGSLTATAVGGFSLRRVLVVAQFVTCQVLIIGALVVANQMQYIQQTDLGYRKDNIVIVRIPNKQKSTREAFRQQLTPYPDIRSVSFSHRPPASSQLFGGSFKFNGSPDWALFPIRDRLADAEFLGTYGLQLVAGRNLMPSDTIREYVINETLLHQLGFRDPKQVLGKKLQYHLSGSPMPIVGVVKDFHEKSLHEPIGPCFIASYADWYARASIRVSGHDPGRTLQRIRETWQQLYPNEVFEYEFFGDQVATFYETETLTARLINTFTGIAILICCLGLYGLVSHVVLQRTREIGIRKVLGASVTSIVALLSIDFIRLVIIASVVATPIAWYAMSQWLNDFVYRINISWWVFALSGVLAVSIALLTVSVQSIKAALMDPVKSLRTE
- a CDS encoding ABC transporter permease — translated: MFKNYLKVAWRNLLRHKVFSAINIIGLAIGMAACLLILQYVAFELSYDNFHSKGDRIYRIRQDRYDEGKLSTEWVSGAYAAGNAFKDAYNEIEEYVKVVGTGSVVAAAPDGEQLKIEKVYYASPAFFSVFSYPLVAGDARTALREPNTVALSESVARKLFGTASPLGKTFRINREQVVKVTAVYKDFGVNSHLKADLLQSYATFVNRMGPDNNPETAWLWDGCLTYLLLRPGTNPQALEAKFPAVVDRLSGTDHKKYHSAAVYTLQPLRDIHLYSHYIGETEPNGDGKTVYLLLAIAFFIVIIAWVNYVNLATARAISRAREVGVRKAVGSQRSQLMGQFMLESFLLNGLAVLLALVLVLITIPVFNNLSGQQLSLSLLGSGRFWLALTILFVVGVFFSGLYPAVVLSGFRPVTVLKGRMVNTRQGILLRKGLVVFQFVASLFLLVGTMAVFRQIAFMRQQSLGLSIDQTLVIRPPIISNDSTHLQQMKAFKDEVSRQSAIKSITASTSIPGDAVGWNAGGIRIKGTYESKGKQYRIIGVDYEYLDAYGLRLLAGRNFARDFGTDPKAVVFNKMAVQQLGFRQPKEAIGKEIDFWGETFTIVGVVDNFHQQSLREAYEPLILRLIPNVRGYFSVKIAPAEADRSITTIRTAWNEFFPGNPFDYFFLDAHFADQYRADQRFGQVFGFFTGLAILVACLGLFGLASFTTTQRTKEIGIRKVLGASMSEILTLLYQEFAVLVVIAFAIATPLAWFAVTRWRESYAFRADLTGWLFVMPFVAVLAIALLTVSFQTIKAALMDPVNSLRSE
- a CDS encoding ABC transporter permease — encoded protein: MLRNYIKIAWRNIVKSKTFSFINVLGLALGMTCSLLILLWVQDERNMNRFHANGPRLFQVLENQQWTGSELSTTPATPGPIAAALTAEIPEVEKSVKITWEEEHLLARGTTGFKEKGRFASPNLFSIFSFPLLHGNPETAISGPTSIVISETVARKLFGRTDVLGQTVRLDNTDDRQVTGVLRDISKRSSLTFDFVLPIEPFEAKNKWLTEWGNNGPRTFVLLNPQANLNRVNAKLRDMIHRHDDKVTTITAFLFPFEDTYLYSKFTNGKPDGGRIEYVRLFTIVAVFILIIACINFMNLATARSAKRAKEVGIRKVVGAERTFLIGQFVGEAVLMAGMALVFAIVLVQLLLGSFNRLTDKHIAIEYGNPYYWLTLAGLALVTGIVSGSYPALFLSSLQPIRILKGSLRFNAGAVRFRQGLVVFQFSLSLLLIIGTLIAGRQVDYIRTKNLGLDRENVIYMALEGELPKRFDVFRQELVQAPGILSVTASGADPLAISSSTTGLEWTGKDPNDKTLFMQLPVSYDFAKTMKIKLLEGREFDKSIVTDSTNYIVNEEAARRMGMKNPVRQDLKFWNKSGKIVGMVKNFHLNSLRVAIEPLIMRLDTTNNNTLLVRTRPGETEKALASLQQLTKKYNPAYPFDYVFASDSFEKQYNSETRIGKLANCFAILAIFIACLGLFGLAMFTAEQRTKEIGVRKVLGASVVSIIALLSRDFIQLVIIAIVVATPIAWYAMNQWLNDFVYRIDIDWWIFALAGILAVSIALLTVSFQSIKAALMDPVKSLRTE